The following are from one region of the Fusarium keratoplasticum isolate Fu6.1 chromosome 4, whole genome shotgun sequence genome:
- a CDS encoding Aurora kinase, producing MSGDRGLHSNRVGPSFALPSHSVTNPQTAQLPLFTMAARTLEATFERMTVNDENDSVGESSKSYSKSKAVVSTTSSSHGSSRPNLFKVALQSHSGNANAAVVLPSQAAQRKANAPSSPPRKALPSSSRTSEEAEEERDSLASLPEQASIPKQLHLGMFEIGRPLGKGKFGRVYLARERASGFICALKVLHKNELVQHRVEKQVRREIEIQSNLRHPNILQMYNHFHDSKRVILILEFAGKGELYKHLRRENRFPEWKAAQYIAQVASALRYLHRKHVIHRDIKPENILLGIHGEIKMSDFGWSVHAPNNRRKTMCGTLDYLPPEMIKPGTTDNYYNEKVDLWSLGVLAYEFLVGEAPFEDSPIMTQRRIARADMAVPKWVSPEATDLIKKLLVLDPEKRIPLDDIQTHPWIIKHCVKGERASNREKAQ from the exons ATGTCCGGTGATCGAGGTTTACACTCAAATCGTGTCGGCCCATCTTTTGCTCTTCCCTCCCACTCCGTTACTAACCCCCAGACAGCCCAGCTTCCCTTATTCACTATGGCTGCCCGTACTCTTGAGGCGACATTTGAGCGCATGACGGTGAATGATGAGAATGACTCCGTCGGTGAAAGCTCCAAGTCGTactccaagtccaag GCCGTGGTCTCAACGACTTCATCCTCCCATGGCAGCAGTCGACCCAACCTCTTCAAGGTTGCTCTCCAGTCTCACAGCGGCAATGCCAACGCTGCCGTAGTGCTACCCTCCCAGGCCGCCCAACGAAAGGCCAACGCTCCCTCATCACCTCCTCGAAAAGCCCTTCCTTCCTCGTCACGGACATCAGAAGAGGCCGAAGAAGAACGAGACTCGCTTGCCTCCCTCCCCGAGCAAGCCTCCATCCCCAAACAACTCCACCTGGGCATGTTTGAGATCGGCCGCCCCCTCGGCAAGGGCAAGTTTGGACGAGTGTATCTAGCAAGGGAGAGGGCCTCGGGTTTCATATGCGCCCTCAAGGTCCTTCACAAGAATGAGCTGGTACAGCATAGAGTTGAGAAGCAAGTCCGACGAGAGATCGAGATCCAGAGCAACTTGCGACACCCAAACATCCTTCAGATGTACAACCATTTCCATGACAGCAAACGAGtcattctcatcctcgagTTTGCTGGCAAGGGCGAGCTGTACAAGCACCTTCGACGAGAGAACCGATTCCCCGAGTGGAAGGCGGCCCAGTACATTGCTCAGGTCGCTTCGGCTCTACGCTACCTCCACCGCAAGCATGTCATCCACCGGGACATCAAGCCCGAGAACATCTTGCTCGGCATCCATGGAGAAATCAAGATGTCGGACTTTGGCTGGAGTGTTCATGCTCCCAACAACCGGAGGAAGACCATGTGTGGAACTCTCGACTACCTCCCCCCAGAGATGATCAAACCCGGCACAACCGACAACTACTACAACGAGAAGGTTGACCTGTGGAGCCTGGGTGTTTTGGCGTATGAGTTTCTCGTCGGCGAGGCGCCTTTCGAGGATTCGCCCATAATGACCCAGCGGAGGATCGCAAGGGCCGACATGGCGGTTCCTAAATGGGTGAGCCCAGAGGCTACggacctcatcaagaag TTGCTTGTGTTGGATCCCGAGAAGCGAATCCCTCTGGACGACATCCAGACGCACCCCTGGATCATCAAGCACTGTGTCAAGGGGGAGCGGGCCTCCAACCGCGAAAAGGCACAGTAA
- a CDS encoding Mitochondrial inner membrane protease ATP23 yields MSSEPPASSSSTPAAAPSSSTAAPKEVFNNPARTGFDPETAWWMNYFKILSGQMTPEGQFHYREWRYRVHEERDCKRCEDYRDWLFTYSPVVRFMSEKIQALNGRLDPSNVVCRRCPAHLEEDGQVHRQSGGFSPNHGILLCANEVRDRKHLEDTLAHEMVHAWDHLRWKVDWTGDKDLKHAACTEIRASMLSGECRWTREAFTRGNWKLTQQFQNCVRTRAIQSVMARPRCKDDVQATKVVNQVWDSCFSDTRPFDEVYR; encoded by the exons atgTCATCCGAACCTccggcttcatcttcaagcACCCCGGCAGCTGCGCCGAGCTCCTCCACAGCAGCTCCCAAGGAAGTCTTCAACAACCCTGCGCGGACCGGCTTTGATCCAGAGACGGCATGGTGGATGAACTACTTCAAGATCCTCTCTGGTCAGATGACCCCCGAAGGCCAATTCCACTACCGTGAGTGGCGATACCGCGTCCACGAGGAGCGTGACTGCAAGCGCTGCGAGGACTACCGGGACTGGCTCTTCACCTACTCCCCCGTCGTCCGCTTCATGTCCGAGAAGATCCAGGCCCTCAATGGACGGCTGGACCCTTCCAACGTTGTCTGTCGTCGATGCCCCGCCcatcttgaggaggatggccaGGTCCATCGTCAGTCTGGTGGCTTTAGCCCCAACCATGGCATCTTGCTCTGCGCGAACGAAGTGCGAGACCGAAAACACTTGGAGGATACGCTCGCGCACGAGATGGTGCACGCTTGGGATCATCTGCGGTGGAAGGTGGACTGGACTGGTGACAAGGACTTGAAGCATGCTGCCTGCACAGAG ATCCGAGCGTCCATGCTCAGCGGCGAATGCAGATGGACACGAGAGGCCTTTACCCGAGGCAACTGGAAGTTGACACAGCAGTTCCAGAACTGTGTGCGCACAAGAGCCATCCAGTCCGTCATGGCCAGACCCCGTTGCAAAGACGACGTCCAAGCAACCAAGGTGGTCAACCAAGTCTGGGACTCTTGTTTCTCTGACACACGGCCATTTGATGAAGTGTACCGGTGA
- a CDS encoding PUA domain-containing protein, with the protein MTSEITAQSMRGNGKSLTIVIKLGTSSIVDEKTHEPLLPILTLIVDTAVKLRKDGHRVVIVSSGAIGVGLRRMDVEKRPKHLAQLQALAAIGQCRLMSLWDSLFTHLRQPIAQILLTRNDIADRTRYFNAQNTFNALLEQGVIPIVNENDTLAVSEIKFGDNDTLSAITAAMIHADMLFLMTDVDCLYDKNPRTNPDAKPIEVVEDISALQADVSSAGSALGTGGMSTKIIAARLGTSAGVTTIITRSSNPGNVLNIVRYLQSQQKGHSSPSADEGASHLTRSASALSLSSSADLTSPPLHTRFVPADDPIRDRHFWLLHTPYPHGTLYIDSGAYKALLGKAGLLPVGVVDVEGNFAQQEVVRLVVVKRRTTPGPDGKLWDGIPEEVGRALVNYAAAEIGRIKGHQSVEIQKILGYADSEYVAHRQHVGFFRRDSRPVSPSREINRAVME; encoded by the exons ATGACGAGTGAAATCACTGCTCAAT CCATGAGAGGAAATGGAAAGTCcctcaccatcgtcatcaagcTTG GAACGAGCTCAATTGTCGACGAAAAGACTCATGAACCGCTTCTCCCAATCCTGACTCTAATTGTCGACACGGCCGTCAAGCTTCGCAAAGATGGCCATCGAGTCGTCATTGTTTCGTCGGGCGCCATCGGCGTTGGTCTCCGACGCATGGATGTCGAGAAGCGCCCCAAGCATCTCGCACAGCTGCAG GCCCTCGCAGCCATTGGCCAGTGTCGTTTGATGAGTCTCTGGGATAGCTTGTTCACCCACCTGAGACAGCCAATTGCCCAGATCCTGCTCACAAGGAACGATATTGCAGAC CGAACAAGATACTTTAATGCTCAAAACACCTTCAatgcccttcttgaacaaGGAGTGATCCCAATCGTCAACGAGAACGACACCTTGGCCGTCTCAGAAATCAAGTTTGGTGACAACGACACCCTCTCAGCCATCACTGCAGCCATGATCCACGCCGACATGCTATTCTTGATGACGGATGTCGATTGTCTCTATGACAAGAACCCGCGAACAAACCCAGACGCCAAGCCGATCGAGGTGGTCGAAGACATCTCAGCTCTTCAGGCCGATG TCTCGAGTGCTGGGTCGGCCCTAGGCACAGGTGGAATGAGCACCAAAATCATTGCCGCAAGATTGGGAACCTCGGCTGgtgtcaccaccatcatcacccgATCCTCGAACCCAGGAAATGTGCTAAACATTGTCCGGTATCTTCAATCACAGCAAAAAGGACACTCGTCTCCAAGCGCCGATGAAGGGGCCAGTCACTTGACACGATCAGCTTCagccctctccctctcatcTTCAGCAGATCTCACCAGCCCTCCCCTGCATACTCGATTCGTACCAGCGGATGATCCCATCCGAGATCGCCATTTCTGGCTGCTCCACACTCCATATCCCCACGGAACCCTCTACATTGACTCGGGAGCCTACAAGGCACTCCTAGGCAAGGCTGGCCTGCTTcctgttggtgttgttgacgTGGAAGGCAACTTTGCGCAGCAAGAGGTGGTGCGGCTCGTGGTTGTCAAGCGTCGGACAACCCCTGGCCCTGACGGCAAGCTCTGGGATGGTATCCCAGAAGAGGTTGGAAGAGCCCTGGTGAACTatgccgccgccgagatcGGACGCATCAAGGGGCATCAGAGCGTTGAGATTCAAAAGATCCTGGGTTACGCTGACAGCGAGTATGTTGCCCACCGGCAACATGTTGGCTTCTTTAGAAGAGACAGCAGACCCGTGAGCCCATCTCGAGAAATCAACCGGGCTGTGATGGAGTAG